From a single Bacillus gobiensis genomic region:
- a CDS encoding DUF7352 domain-containing protein, whose translation MKKLQMIVAALIVALLVPSSTFAELSEDSKEGAYELREETIRKYSLDISETQYVKMPLGADILSTSIDHSNSERFFVHALVNTLEKRTQEMEFKLYRTDQDLDANIGDYKFLETVQLSYAEHLFHVFYIRAN comes from the coding sequence ATGAAAAAGTTGCAAATGATTGTCGCTGCATTGATCGTGGCGTTGTTAGTCCCTTCTTCTACATTTGCTGAACTTAGTGAGGATAGTAAAGAGGGTGCTTATGAATTGAGGGAAGAAACTATTAGGAAGTACTCTTTGGACATTTCAGAAACTCAGTATGTAAAAATGCCATTAGGCGCAGATATCTTATCAACATCAATAGACCATTCAAATAGTGAACGTTTTTTTGTTCATGCTCTTGTAAACACACTAGAGAAACGTACGCAAGAAATGGAATTCAAATTGTATAGAACGGATCAGGATCTTGATGCTAATATTGGAGACTATAAATTCTTGGAGACTGTACAATTATCTTATGCTGAACACTTATTTCATGTTTTCTACATAAGAGCTAATTAA
- a CDS encoding FAD-dependent oxidoreductase → MREKAVVIGSGIAGKLAAKALSHSFQQVIIVEADKEYKEKVPRKRVPQSYHPHVLLKRGEEAIEILFPGIVSQLIEDGSIVTNPTKDLKWHHFGYWKKRFSGELIMLQLSRPMLEWHLQRRVEEVPNIITRYETKTEQLLVNKHDNTIKGVRLRSLKSGLTEELDANLVVDASGSSSKSIDWLQALDVKVKEEKVKIQLFYATRLYSLKKQEHPEWQSLIISPSIPDNPYGAFIQTLEENRFSVTYSGYANAQAPKTNEEFISYAKKLPVPDVLQFLEGAEPLSEIKIHRVPYQVRRRFDLAKNIPDGFLIIGDAHCRFDPLFGQGMSVAAMQALELKSSLLQTKKADKGFSQSLHKKISKIIDVPWEMATTEALRHPEVKGARTFVQPYKQWYSKRVYELSASEPEIYIRLVRVINLIRSPLHLYHPKVLFPILTNHRHE, encoded by the coding sequence ATGCGGGAAAAGGCTGTAGTCATTGGTAGTGGGATTGCCGGTAAATTAGCTGCTAAAGCGTTATCTCATTCATTTCAGCAAGTCATCATTGTAGAAGCAGATAAAGAATATAAAGAAAAGGTTCCTAGAAAAAGAGTTCCTCAGAGTTACCACCCTCACGTCTTATTGAAAAGAGGAGAAGAAGCGATTGAGATTTTGTTTCCGGGGATCGTGTCTCAATTAATAGAAGATGGCAGCATCGTCACTAATCCTACAAAAGATCTGAAGTGGCACCATTTTGGTTATTGGAAAAAACGGTTTTCTGGAGAGTTGATCATGCTTCAGCTAAGCCGGCCTATGCTTGAATGGCATTTACAAAGACGAGTTGAAGAAGTTCCTAATATTATCACTCGATATGAAACAAAAACGGAACAGCTGTTAGTAAACAAGCATGACAATACCATTAAAGGAGTCCGATTACGTTCCTTAAAATCCGGTCTCACAGAGGAACTGGATGCCAATTTAGTAGTGGATGCCAGCGGTTCCTCATCTAAGAGTATCGATTGGCTACAAGCACTTGATGTCAAAGTAAAGGAAGAAAAAGTTAAGATTCAATTGTTTTATGCTACACGCCTTTACTCTCTTAAAAAACAAGAACATCCCGAATGGCAAAGCCTCATTATATCACCAAGTATTCCCGATAACCCTTACGGTGCCTTTATTCAAACTCTTGAGGAAAACCGATTCTCTGTCACGTATAGTGGATATGCTAATGCACAGGCACCGAAAACAAATGAGGAATTTATCTCATATGCAAAAAAACTTCCTGTTCCTGATGTTCTTCAATTTCTTGAGGGAGCAGAGCCACTTTCCGAGATTAAAATACATCGAGTTCCTTATCAAGTACGGCGCCGTTTTGATCTAGCAAAAAACATTCCGGACGGCTTTTTAATCATTGGTGATGCTCATTGCCGTTTTGACCCTCTTTTCGGACAAGGTATGTCTGTTGCAGCGATGCAAGCTTTAGAGTTGAAATCTTCTCTTCTTCAAACGAAGAAGGCTGACAAGGGATTTAGTCAAAGTTTACATAAGAAGATTTCTAAGATTATCGACGTTCCTTGGGAAATGGCGACAACAGAGGCTCTTCGTCATCCCGAAGTTAAAGGGGCGCGAACTTTTGTTCAGCCATACAAGCAATGGTACTCCAAAAGGGTATATGAACTTTCAGCTTCTGAGCCGGAAATATATATTCGATTAGTCAGAGTGATAAATCTTATCCGAAGCCCTCTCCATCTGTATCATCCAAAAGTACTGTTTCCGATACTTACTAATCACCGGCATGAATGA
- a CDS encoding SDR family oxidoreductase, with translation MSKVFIIGANGKVGKNLVNVLNESKEHDVTVGLRKEEQFSFFEEKGVKPAYLNLEDDADTIADTIKGSEVIVFTAGSGGHTGPDKTIMIDLDGAAKSVAAAEKIGAKQFIMVSSIHADEPEYWTEEGIKPYFIAKHYADRIIKESNLNYTILRPGVLSDEEGTGKVTTDPSGYKTSRIPREDVARVINAAIGKETAYKKVVTLLEGNAPIGDLFK, from the coding sequence ATGAGCAAAGTATTCATTATCGGGGCTAATGGTAAAGTTGGTAAGAACTTAGTCAATGTCTTAAATGAGTCAAAAGAGCATGATGTAACAGTCGGATTAAGAAAAGAAGAACAATTCTCCTTCTTTGAGGAAAAAGGCGTAAAACCTGCTTATCTAAATTTAGAAGACGATGCAGACACAATTGCTGACACCATAAAAGGATCGGAAGTGATTGTATTTACGGCAGGGTCCGGGGGACATACTGGCCCGGACAAGACGATCATGATTGATTTAGATGGGGCAGCTAAATCAGTGGCAGCTGCTGAGAAGATCGGAGCGAAACAATTTATCATGGTGAGCTCAATTCATGCAGATGAGCCGGAATACTGGACAGAAGAAGGTATAAAGCCTTACTTCATTGCAAAACATTATGCGGATAGGATTATTAAAGAAAGCAATCTAAATTATACAATTCTTAGACCTGGGGTTCTCTCTGACGAAGAAGGTACGGGAAAAGTAACAACTGATCCGTCAGGTTACAAAACATCACGAATTCCTAGAGAAGATGTTGCTCGTGTTATTAACGCTGCTATAGGTAAAGAAACAGCATACAAAAAGGTAGTAACCCTACTAGAAGGAAACGCTCCAATAGGTGACCTTTTTAAATAA
- a CDS encoding tetratricopeptide repeat protein, giving the protein MKANDLQSILQNEVNETGKEKLLFAFSRNPDDPLTAYCCAAIHDKLGYEQEAVPFYLKSLENGISGNERIGAFLGLGSTYRTLGKYEKSAEILKRGVKEFPEANELKVFYTMTLYNLGSHKEAVQELLKLLAETTKDEAILSYRRAIRFYSDNLDKTWE; this is encoded by the coding sequence GTGAAGGCAAATGATCTCCAGAGTATTTTACAAAATGAAGTGAATGAAACGGGGAAAGAAAAGCTTCTTTTTGCATTTAGCCGGAATCCTGATGACCCTCTTACCGCTTATTGCTGTGCCGCTATCCATGACAAACTCGGTTATGAACAGGAGGCGGTTCCTTTCTATTTAAAATCATTAGAAAACGGGATCAGTGGAAATGAAAGAATTGGAGCATTTTTAGGCTTGGGCAGCACGTATCGCACGCTGGGGAAATATGAGAAGTCAGCGGAAATTCTAAAACGCGGAGTGAAAGAATTCCCCGAAGCAAATGAATTAAAGGTGTTTTATACAATGACATTGTATAACCTCGGTTCTCATAAGGAAGCTGTACAGGAATTATTAAAGCTGCTTGCTGAAACGACGAAAGATGAAGCCATTCTTTCCTATCGCCGGGCGATTCGTTTTTACTCGGATAATTTGGATAAGACGTGGGAATGA
- a CDS encoding heptaprenylglyceryl phosphate synthase, which produces MYEVNGWKHVFKLDPDKTISDTELDKLCESGTDAIIIGGSDNVSEENVLNLMSRVRRFLVPCILEVSTIESVVPGFDLYFIPTVLNSNNPQWIVGLHKEAMKEYGEIMSAEEIVVEGYCIVNPDCKAAALTEAKTGLDLEDVKAYARVADSLLKLPIFYLEYSGMYGDPSWVKEVKKTLQNTTLFYGGGITNSSQAGEMSEHADVIVVGNAIYENFEEALKTVQAVKNDR; this is translated from the coding sequence ATGTATGAAGTAAACGGGTGGAAGCATGTTTTTAAACTCGATCCCGATAAAACGATATCAGATACTGAACTGGACAAGCTATGTGAATCGGGAACAGATGCAATCATTATCGGCGGCAGCGACAATGTAAGCGAAGAAAATGTCTTGAACTTAATGTCCAGAGTCAGACGTTTTCTTGTGCCTTGTATTCTCGAGGTTTCAACTATAGAATCTGTTGTGCCGGGTTTTGACCTGTATTTCATTCCGACGGTTTTAAACAGCAATAATCCGCAATGGATCGTTGGTCTCCATAAAGAGGCTATGAAGGAGTACGGTGAAATAATGTCTGCTGAAGAAATTGTTGTCGAAGGCTATTGCATCGTAAATCCGGATTGCAAGGCAGCAGCACTTACTGAAGCAAAAACTGGTCTAGATCTGGAGGATGTCAAAGCCTACGCTAGAGTTGCAGACAGCTTGCTGAAGCTGCCCATTTTTTATTTGGAGTACAGTGGAATGTATGGTGATCCCTCTTGGGTGAAAGAGGTTAAAAAAACATTGCAGAATACAACACTGTTTTACGGCGGCGGTATAACGAACAGCAGCCAAGCAGGAGAAATGTCAGAGCATGCTGATGTAATCGTGGTTGGCAATGCCATTTATGAAAATTTTGAAGAAGCATTGAAAACAGTTCAGGCTGTAAAAAATGATAGATAA
- the pcrA gene encoding DNA helicase PcrA, protein MKISHFLLDGLNPVQQQAVKKTDGPLLLMAGAGSGKTRVLTHRIAYLMAEKYVAPWNILAITFTNKAAREMKERVENILGPGSEDIWISTFHSMCVRILRRDIDRIGINRNFSILDTSDQLSVIKGILKERNIDSKKFDPRSFLGSISSAKNELITAEEYSKTAGDHFSQMVSDVYSDYQKKLLKNQSLDFDDLIMTTITLFKRVPEILEFYQRKFQYIHVDEYQDTNRAQYLLVKMLAQRFQNICVVGDSDQSIYRWRGADIANILSFEKDYKTAEVILLEQNYRSTKRILSAANEVIKNNANRKPKNLWTENDEGIKISYYSGDNEFGEGQFVAGKINELVRSGKRKLKDIAILYRTNAQSRVIEETLMKSNINYNIVGGTKFYDRKEIKDILAYLRLIANPDDDISFVRVVNVPKRGVGATSLEKVQAYAAANDLSLYEAAAEVDFIGVSKKAANAIDQFRQLIGNLSNMQEYLSVTELTEEILEKAEYREMLKAEKSLEAQSRLENIDEFLSVTKNFEKQNEDKSLVNFLTDLALIADIDQVDNDEETGGNDDSVILMTLHAAKGLEFPVVFLMGLEEGVFPHSRSLMEEAEMEEERRLAYVGITRAEEELYLTNAKMRTLFGRTNFNSESRFVSEIPQELLDNLNEKKSASFPVSGQRKERRAPVSRPATIPEKTGGDGILWAVGDKAAHKKWGVGTVVSVKGEGESKELDIAFPKPIGIKRLLATFAPIEKQ, encoded by the coding sequence ATGAAAATCAGCCACTTTTTACTGGACGGATTGAACCCTGTCCAACAGCAAGCAGTGAAGAAAACGGACGGACCATTGCTTTTAATGGCAGGCGCAGGAAGCGGAAAAACACGGGTGCTTACTCATCGTATTGCTTATTTAATGGCAGAGAAATATGTAGCTCCGTGGAATATTCTCGCGATTACCTTTACAAATAAAGCAGCGCGGGAGATGAAAGAGCGTGTAGAAAATATTCTCGGCCCTGGGTCAGAGGATATTTGGATTTCGACGTTTCATAGCATGTGCGTGAGAATTCTTCGGAGAGATATCGACAGAATCGGGATCAACCGCAATTTTTCAATACTCGATACGTCTGATCAGCTTTCTGTCATTAAAGGAATTTTAAAAGAACGCAATATTGATTCGAAAAAATTTGATCCAAGGAGCTTTCTAGGGTCGATCAGCAGTGCGAAGAACGAACTGATAACCGCCGAGGAATACAGCAAAACGGCGGGAGATCACTTCAGCCAAATGGTCAGTGATGTGTACAGCGATTACCAAAAAAAGCTGTTGAAAAATCAATCGCTTGATTTCGATGATTTAATCATGACAACCATTACTTTATTCAAGCGTGTACCTGAGATTTTGGAATTCTACCAGCGGAAATTTCAATACATTCATGTTGATGAGTACCAGGATACGAACAGAGCACAATATTTGCTCGTAAAAATGCTCGCGCAGCGCTTTCAAAATATTTGTGTTGTTGGTGATTCGGATCAATCAATCTACCGTTGGCGGGGAGCGGACATTGCCAATATACTCTCCTTTGAGAAGGACTATAAGACCGCAGAGGTGATTCTTCTTGAGCAAAACTACCGCTCGACGAAACGGATTTTATCCGCAGCCAATGAGGTCATTAAAAATAATGCAAACCGCAAACCGAAAAACCTTTGGACGGAAAATGATGAAGGGATAAAAATCAGCTACTACAGCGGAGACAATGAGTTTGGTGAAGGGCAGTTTGTCGCCGGAAAGATCAACGAACTTGTAAGAAGCGGGAAGCGCAAGTTAAAGGATATCGCCATTCTTTACCGGACAAATGCCCAATCCCGTGTCATTGAAGAAACGCTTATGAAGTCCAATATTAACTACAACATCGTGGGCGGAACCAAGTTCTATGACAGGAAGGAAATTAAAGATATCCTGGCCTATTTGCGCCTTATTGCCAATCCGGATGATGACATTAGCTTTGTAAGGGTCGTGAATGTACCGAAACGTGGTGTGGGAGCTACTTCCTTAGAGAAAGTTCAAGCATATGCTGCTGCAAACGATTTATCGCTTTACGAAGCGGCTGCCGAAGTTGATTTTATTGGGGTAAGCAAAAAAGCAGCGAATGCTATCGATCAATTCAGGCAGCTTATCGGAAATTTGTCCAATATGCAAGAATACTTATCTGTAACTGAGCTTACGGAAGAAATCCTGGAAAAAGCTGAGTACAGAGAAATGCTGAAAGCCGAAAAGTCTCTTGAAGCGCAGAGCCGCCTTGAAAATATTGATGAATTTTTATCTGTCACGAAAAACTTTGAGAAACAAAATGAGGATAAAAGCCTTGTCAACTTTTTAACCGATCTTGCTCTCATCGCAGATATCGACCAAGTAGACAATGACGAAGAGACCGGCGGGAACGACGATTCGGTCATTTTAATGACGCTTCATGCCGCAAAAGGGCTTGAATTTCCGGTCGTTTTTTTAATGGGTCTTGAAGAAGGGGTATTCCCTCATTCACGTTCCCTTATGGAAGAAGCAGAAATGGAGGAGGAGCGCAGGCTTGCTTATGTTGGGATTACCAGAGCTGAGGAAGAGCTTTATTTAACCAACGCGAAAATGCGTACCCTTTTTGGACGGACAAACTTTAATTCCGAATCGAGATTTGTTTCGGAAATACCGCAGGAGTTATTGGATAACCTAAATGAGAAAAAATCCGCAAGCTTTCCTGTATCTGGACAGCGAAAAGAACGGCGTGCCCCTGTTTCACGTCCTGCGACGATTCCTGAAAAGACGGGCGGAGACGGTATCCTATGGGCTGTAGGGGATAAAGCTGCCCATAAAAAATGGGGAGTTGGTACGGTTGTCAGCGTAAAAGGCGAGGGCGAAAGCAAGGAGCTGGATATCGCGTTTCCAAAGCCGATTGGCATAAAACGATTGCTGGCTACCTTTGCACCAATTGAAAAACAATAA
- the ligA gene encoding NAD-dependent DNA ligase LigA, protein MDKEAAKHRIEQVKQLINQYNYEYHTLDQPSVPDSEYDERMRELIALEEEHPDLKSPDSPSQRVGGAVLDAFQKVQHGTPMLSLGNAFHADDLRDFDRRARQLAGDSIQYNVELKIDGLAVSLRYRNGVFERGATRGDGTTGEDITENLKTIRSIPLRMNRDLSIEVRGEAYMPKRSFEALNEIREQNGEMLFANPRNAAAGSLRQLDPKISAKRNLDIFVYSIAELDEIEGIETQSGGLDFLDELGFKTNETRKKCNTIEEVIEFVEEFQEKRADLPYEIDGIVVKVDSLKQQEQLGFTAKSPRWAIAYKFPAEEVVTTLLDIELNVGRTGVITPTAVLEPVKIAGTTVKRASLHNEDLIREKDIKLLDKVVVKKAGDIIPEVVNVLVEQRTGEEQNFDMPTECPECSSELVRIEGEVALRCINPECPAQIREGLIHFVSRNAMNIDGLGERVITQLFRENLVHNAADLYKLTKEQLVNLERMGEKSADNLIKAIAKSKENSLERLLFGLGIRFIGSKAARTLAMNYESMDRLKKASQDELVQVDEIGDKMADAIVTYFEKKEVLELIDELQQLGVNMTYTGPKLANAAEESDSYFANKTIVLTGKLEQLTRNDAKSEIERLGGKITGSVSKNTDLVIAGEAAGSKLAKAEELNIEVWNEQRLVTELKK, encoded by the coding sequence ATGGACAAAGAGGCAGCGAAACATCGAATTGAACAAGTGAAACAATTAATTAATCAATACAACTATGAATATCATACGCTCGACCAGCCGAGTGTGCCAGATTCAGAATATGACGAACGGATGAGAGAGCTGATCGCATTAGAAGAAGAGCACCCGGATTTAAAAAGTCCTGATTCTCCCTCTCAGCGTGTCGGCGGAGCCGTGTTGGACGCATTCCAAAAGGTTCAGCACGGAACGCCAATGCTAAGTCTTGGCAATGCATTTCATGCTGACGATTTACGAGATTTTGACAGAAGAGCGAGGCAGTTGGCAGGAGACAGCATTCAGTATAATGTTGAGCTGAAAATAGACGGCCTTGCCGTTTCTTTACGCTATAGAAACGGCGTATTTGAAAGAGGCGCAACGAGAGGAGACGGAACAACCGGAGAGGATATAACCGAAAATCTAAAAACGATTCGGAGCATTCCGCTGCGCATGAACCGTGATCTATCGATAGAGGTAAGGGGAGAGGCTTATATGCCGAAGCGTTCCTTTGAAGCCCTCAATGAAATCCGTGAACAAAACGGGGAGATGCTTTTTGCCAACCCGAGAAATGCCGCGGCAGGGTCTCTACGTCAGCTTGATCCTAAAATTTCTGCGAAACGAAATCTCGATATATTCGTCTATAGTATAGCGGAGCTTGATGAGATAGAAGGCATAGAAACGCAAAGCGGGGGTCTTGATTTTCTTGATGAACTGGGGTTCAAAACAAACGAAACTCGAAAAAAATGCAATACGATTGAAGAAGTCATCGAATTTGTGGAAGAATTTCAGGAAAAGCGGGCGGATTTGCCTTACGAAATCGACGGAATTGTTGTCAAGGTTGACTCCTTAAAACAGCAGGAGCAGCTCGGATTTACCGCAAAGAGTCCGCGTTGGGCCATTGCGTATAAATTTCCTGCGGAAGAAGTAGTCACGACTTTGCTTGATATTGAATTAAATGTTGGCAGAACAGGCGTCATTACTCCTACAGCTGTATTGGAGCCTGTAAAAATAGCGGGGACGACAGTCAAAAGAGCATCCCTGCACAACGAAGATTTAATTAGAGAAAAAGATATTAAGCTGTTAGATAAAGTTGTCGTCAAAAAAGCTGGAGATATTATCCCCGAGGTTGTTAATGTCTTGGTGGAGCAGAGGACGGGCGAAGAACAAAATTTTGATATGCCGACTGAATGCCCCGAATGCAGCAGTGAGCTTGTCCGCATTGAAGGCGAAGTGGCTCTGCGCTGCATAAATCCGGAATGCCCCGCCCAAATCCGTGAAGGTCTTATTCATTTCGTGTCACGCAATGCGATGAACATTGATGGACTAGGCGAACGGGTCATAACCCAGCTGTTTCGAGAAAATTTGGTACACAATGCTGCTGATCTCTATAAGCTCACGAAAGAACAACTTGTCAATCTTGAACGGATGGGCGAAAAATCGGCCGACAATCTAATCAAAGCTATTGCTAAATCAAAAGAAAACTCATTGGAACGGCTTCTTTTTGGCTTGGGAATCCGGTTTATCGGATCTAAAGCAGCAAGAACATTAGCTATGAATTATGAAAGCATGGATCGCCTGAAAAAAGCATCACAGGATGAATTAGTGCAAGTTGATGAAATCGGTGATAAAATGGCCGATGCTATTGTCACATATTTTGAGAAAAAAGAAGTTCTTGAACTAATTGATGAACTGCAACAGCTCGGGGTAAATATGACTTATACGGGTCCTAAGCTTGCGAATGCAGCGGAAGAAAGCGACTCTTACTTTGCGAATAAAACGATCGTCCTTACAGGGAAGCTTGAACAGCTTACCCGTAATGATGCGAAATCTGAAATCGAAAGGCTCGGAGGAAAAATTACCGGGAGCGTGAGCAAAAATACAGATTTAGTCATTGCAGGAGAGGCAGCTGGCAGCAAGCTGGCGAAAGCAGAAGAACTGAACATTGAAGTATGGAATGAACAGCGATTGGTAACAGAGTTAAAGAAGTAA
- a CDS encoding CamS family sex pheromone protein, whose amino-acid sequence MKKAWMLAAAMVLLLSACAPNFGNQDEELVQQETDETNKKVTIPTYNISDSYYKMVLPFKAGAARGLTAENLNTRLDIDEFETGLMRIAQDSFSTDDYLFQEGQYFDEDTVRSMLGRKLEGKDLEEAKKKDNNFQNAGLNPVKKGSPESSPNYLATMLEHNYLIKKNDKSVELGGVVIGLALNSVYYYRENIGDPQKEVSIDDKKIEEEGKKIAAEVIKRVRSKEELKNVPVTIALYQQAPKTSIVSGDFIAKSEVKAGSTELGSWRGLNEEHAFFPNSANEKKHPDEAEIFNRFKNNVDNYFPNYTGVVGKAFYKDDQLREMKIEIPMQFYGKTEVIAFTQFLTGQIMDYYSANHLRVEVEITSSEGEEAVIVKEEGANEPTVHIYD is encoded by the coding sequence TTGAAAAAAGCATGGATGTTGGCTGCTGCAATGGTTTTGCTGCTTTCTGCTTGTGCGCCGAATTTTGGAAATCAGGATGAGGAGCTTGTGCAGCAGGAAACGGATGAAACAAATAAAAAGGTGACGATACCCACTTATAACATTTCAGACTCGTATTATAAAATGGTGCTTCCATTTAAAGCAGGGGCTGCCAGAGGACTAACGGCAGAAAATTTAAACACCCGCCTCGACATTGATGAATTTGAAACGGGGCTGATGAGGATTGCCCAGGACTCGTTCTCAACGGACGATTATTTGTTTCAAGAAGGCCAATACTTTGATGAAGATACGGTCAGAAGCATGCTGGGACGTAAGCTGGAAGGAAAAGATTTAGAAGAAGCTAAAAAAAAGGATAATAATTTTCAAAATGCCGGACTGAACCCGGTGAAAAAGGGCTCTCCGGAAAGCAGCCCGAATTATTTGGCTACGATGCTTGAGCACAATTATCTTATTAAGAAAAACGATAAATCGGTGGAACTGGGCGGTGTTGTCATCGGCCTTGCATTAAACTCGGTATACTATTACCGCGAGAATATTGGAGACCCGCAAAAAGAAGTATCGATTGATGATAAGAAGATTGAGGAAGAAGGCAAAAAGATCGCAGCTGAGGTTATTAAGAGAGTCAGAAGCAAGGAAGAATTAAAAAATGTTCCCGTCACGATTGCACTCTATCAGCAAGCCCCTAAAACTTCGATCGTATCAGGTGATTTTATTGCGAAATCGGAAGTTAAAGCAGGCTCCACAGAGCTTGGAAGCTGGAGAGGGTTAAACGAAGAACATGCGTTTTTCCCAAATTCAGCCAACGAAAAAAAGCATCCGGATGAAGCGGAGATCTTTAACCGCTTTAAAAATAACGTGGACAATTATTTCCCTAACTATACAGGTGTTGTTGGCAAAGCGTTTTATAAGGATGACCAGCTTCGAGAGATGAAGATTGAAATTCCTATGCAGTTTTATGGAAAAACAGAGGTTATCGCTTTTACGCAATTCTTAACGGGACAAATCATGGATTATTACTCGGCCAATCATTTGCGAGTCGAGGTGGAAATTACCTCCTCTGAAGGTGAGGAAGCTGTCATTGTTAAAGAAGAAGGAGCAAATGAGCCTACCGTTCATATCTACGACTAA
- a CDS encoding MgtC/SapB family protein — MIEISLLSTLLKLSLASIFGIVIGLDRELKGKPLGLKTCLIVSVAACLLTVVSYESAFIYSKEYSRPMDPGRLPSYVISGIGFLGAGVILRRSNESISGLTTASLVLASAGIGIAIGAGFYLEAIMGVAFIFIGIRIIPYLFGKLGPKKLTEKEIRVRLYLEKSTELTKLMKQIKGKELGIKRLKLKEEKNDIVLSSIVTTNKKIYTTDVYYVLKSLPGVIQVEVENLE, encoded by the coding sequence ATGATTGAAATATCACTTTTATCTACACTTTTGAAACTATCCCTTGCATCGATATTTGGTATCGTGATTGGCCTGGATAGAGAATTGAAGGGAAAGCCTCTTGGCTTGAAAACGTGTTTAATTGTATCCGTAGCTGCTTGTCTATTAACTGTAGTTTCCTACGAATCAGCATTTATTTATTCTAAGGAGTACTCGAGGCCTATGGATCCGGGAAGGCTGCCTTCGTATGTCATCAGCGGCATCGGGTTTTTAGGAGCTGGCGTGATTTTAAGAAGATCAAATGAATCAATCTCAGGTTTAACTACAGCTTCGTTAGTTTTAGCATCAGCCGGTATTGGGATTGCGATTGGCGCGGGATTTTATCTCGAAGCGATAATGGGCGTTGCGTTTATATTTATTGGCATTCGGATTATCCCGTATTTATTTGGAAAGCTTGGTCCCAAAAAGCTGACGGAAAAAGAGATTAGAGTAAGATTATATCTTGAAAAGTCTACGGAGCTAACGAAACTGATGAAGCAGATTAAAGGAAAAGAACTGGGGATTAAACGCTTGAAGCTAAAAGAAGAAAAAAATGATATTGTTCTTAGCAGCATTGTGACAACAAATAAAAAAATCTATACCACTGATGTTTATTATGTGTTGAAATCTCTCCCAGGGGTTATTCAAGTGGAAGTTGAAAATTTGGAGTAA